A genomic stretch from Helianthus annuus cultivar XRQ/B chromosome 1, HanXRQr2.0-SUNRISE, whole genome shotgun sequence includes:
- the LOC110869005 gene encoding ethylene-overproduction protein 1, which produces MSISTPTYDEYPSSSSSTPRSAKVVTLIRQFTNSMKSNGLKLKDRCKKPTQVHALTINSILSSSSSSTSDESINSITNSKSHLPYGLPDSTLIEPPIDPFLRPVDFVDSISDLYTRIVHSCCHEPGTESGTKSGTCCGLYLEQYALLCALGDVKLVRRSLQCAREHAVDVHSKVVLSAWLRFERREDELVGVSALDCIGKVLECPKSALVDGGLNCFRSVFDRCLCVCENASENVDVNNVIVRANNVVCTNNEDEEEEEIVCFCIGNEVVSCVRGKIASLSSPLNTLLYGSFVESVKQKIDFSQIGISAEAMRGVEAFSRTKKLMDFVSPSVVLEILSFSQKFCCEEMKSACEVYLSSLVSNIDDALLFIEYGFEDNASLLVASCLQVILRELPGSLNNPKVLSLFASPESMEKLSTVNHASFLLYYFLTQVAFEEKMTSSNAIMLVERLIELATEKWQKTLAFHQLGVLLFEKEEYKTAQNCFEAAYEMGHVYSATGIARTLYKQGKTYLARDLINKIISDCKRPTGWMYQERSLYNLGTKKLQDLELASKLDPTLAYPYKYRAVSMVTENLVNEAIQEINKIIRFKVSPDCLELRAWFYLVLEDYQAAVRDIRALLSLEPCYMMFHGKMRCDHLVDLLSQRVKQWTAADCWLQLYDRWSYIDDIGSLAIIHQMMSHEPAKSLLRFRQSLLLLRLNCQKAAMRSLRLARNLATAKHERLVYEGWILYDTGYREEALAKADESISIQRSFEAYFLKAYTLADASLDPDSSSVVIQLLIDALKCPSDGLRKGQALNNLGSIYVDCGKHDLAADCYINALDIKHTRAHQGLARVYSLKDDRKAAYDEMTKLIEKAENNASAHEKRSEYCDRDNAVNDLYMATQLDPLRTYPYRYRAAVLMDEQKETEAVEELTKAIAFKPELQMLHLRAAFYESMSDYDLALRDCEAALCLDPNHKETLELYNRTLKESAEFYT; this is translated from the exons ATGTCGATCTCCACACCCACATACGATGAAtacccatcatcatcatcatcaacaccaAGATCAGCAAAAGTCGTCACTCTGATCCGTCAATTCACAAACTCCATGAAATCCAACGGCTTAAAGCTCAAAGACCGCTGCAAAAAGCCCACTCAAGTCCACGCGCTCACTATCAACTCCAttttatcatcttcttcttcttccactAGTGATGAATCGATTAATAGTATTACCAATTCAAAATCTCATCTTCCATACGGGTTACCCGATTCCACCCTAATTGAACCTCCAATTGACCCCTTTTTACGCCCCGTTGACTTTGTTGACTCCATTTCCGATCTTTACACAAGAATTGTTCATTCTTGTTGTCATGAACCTGGGACTGAATCTGGGACTAAATCTGGAACATGTTGTGGGTTGTATTTGGAGCAGTATGCGCTATTGTGCGCACTGGGTGATGTGAAGTTGGTTAGGAGGAGTTTGCAGTGTGCTAGAGAACATGCGGTTGATGTGCATTCGAAGGTTGTTTTGTCTGCTTGGCTTAGGTTTGAGAGGAGAGAGGATGAGCTTGTCGGTGTTTCGGCTCTTGATTGTATCGGTAAGGTTCTCGAATGCCCGAAATCGGCCTTGGTTGATGGTGGTTTGAATTGTTTTCGGTCGGTTTTTGACCGCTGTCTATgtgtttgtgaaaatgcctcTGAGAATGTTGATGTTAATAATGTTATTGTTCGTGCTAATAATGTTGTTTGTACTAataatgaagatgaagaagaagaagaaattgtGTGTTTTTGTATTGGTAATGAGGTTGTTAGTTGTGTTAGGGGGAAAATCGCTTCGTTATCCAGCCCGTTAAACACGTTGTTGTATGGTAGTTTTGTCGAATCAGTAAAACAAAAGATTGATTTTTCGCAAATCGGGATATCTGCGGAAGCAATGAGGGGTGTGGAAGCGTTTAGTAGAACGAAAAAGTTGATGGATTTCGTTTCTCCGAGTGTAGTTTTGGAGATTCTATCGTTTTCGCAGAAGTTTTGTTGCGAGGAAATGAAATCAGCATGTGAGGTTTATCTGTCATCGTTAGTTTCCAACATTGACGATGCATTATTATTCATCGAATACGGTTTTGAAGACAATGCGAGTCTGCTTGTAGCGTCTTGTTTACAAGTTATATTGCGAGAGCTTCCGGGTTCGTTAAACAACCCGAAAGTGCTAAGCTTGTTTGCTAGTCCGGAATCTATGGAGAAGTTAAGTACGGTTAATCACGCTTCGTTTTTATTATACTATTTCCTTACACAAGTAGCGTTCGAGGAAAAGATGACATCATCAAACGCGATCATGCTTGTAGAACGATTAATCGAGCTTGCAACAGAAAAATGGCAGAAAACACTCGCATTTCATCAGTTAGGCGTTTTGTTATTCGAAAAAGAAGAGTATAAAACCGCTCAAAATTGTTTCGAGGCAGCGTATGAAATGGGTCACGTTTATTCAGCAACCGGTATTGCCCGAACATTGTATAAGCAAGGGAAAACGTATTTAGCACGTGATTTAATCAACAAGATTATATCGGACTGTAAAAGACCGACCGGATGGATGTATCAAGAACGATCTTTATACAATCTCGGAACTAAAAAGCTTCAAGATTTGGAACTAGCGTCTAAATTAGATCCGACACTTGCATACCCGTATAAATACAGAGCCGTATCAATGGTGACGGAAAATTTAGTCAACGAAGCTATTCAAGAAATCAATAAAATTATTCGGTTTAAGGTTTCTCCGGATTGCCTTGAATTACGCGCATGGTTTTATCTCGTTCTCGAAGATTATCAAGCTGCTGTGAGGGATATTCGGGCGTTATTGAGTTTAGAGCCTTGTTATATGATGTTTCATGGTAAAATGAGATGTGATCATTTGGTTGACTTATTGAGTCAACGAGTCAAACAGTGGACCGCTGCTGATTGCTGGCTGCAGTTATATGATCGGTGGTCCTATATCGATGACATCGGCTCACTTGCAATAATTCATCAAATGATGTCGCATGAACCTGCAAAGAGTCTTTTAAGGTTCAGGCAGTCCTTACTTCTTTTAAG ATTAAACTGCCAAAAGGCGGCAATGCGGAGCTTGCGATTGGCGAGAAATCTTGCGACCGCAAAGCATGAAAGACTTGTTTACGAAGGATGGATTTTATACGATACTGGATATCGTGAGGAAGCTTTAGCTAAAGCTGACGAATCTATTTCGATTCAAAGATCATTTGAAGCGTATTTTCTTAAAGCGTATACACTTGCAGATGCATCTCTTGATCCTGATTCTTCTTCCGTTGTTATTCAACTTCTTATTGATGCTCTTAAATGCCCTTCAGACGGGCTTCGGAAAGGACAA GCATTAAATAATCTCGGTAGTATATACGTGGACTGTGGGAAGCATGATCTTGCGGCAGATTGTTATATAAACGCACTTGATATAAAGCATACAAGAGCTCATCAAGGTTTAGCACGTGTCTATTCTCTTAAAGACGACAGAAAAGCTGCATACGATGAAATGACAAAACTGATTGAAAAAGCAGAAAATAATGCATCCGCTCATGAAAAACGTTCTGAATATTGCGATCGCGATAACGCTGTTAACGATTTATATATGGCAACTCAGTTGGATCCACTCAGGACTTACCCTTACAGATATAGAGCTGCAG TGTTGATGGATGAACAAAAGGAAACCGAAGCTGTCGAAGAGCTTACAAAAGCCATAGCGTTTAAACCCGAGCTACAAATGCTGCATCTTCGAGCAGCGTTTTATGAGTCGATGAGTGATTACGACTTAGCGTTAAGAGATTGTGAAGCGGCACTCTGTTTAGATCCTAATCACAAAGAGACACTCGAGCTTTATAACCGAACACTAAAAGAATCTGCCGAGTTCTATACATGA
- the LOC110909188 gene encoding putative formin-like protein 21a: MTTTRCHRPPMAITADTLRHRTPVPPPPPPPLLTIVTHRRRHHLPPSTTDHRRRRQPSPPPQPPPIATDHILCRPHLPLPTAATEHRRHRRPPATTTKHCHPSSLPPSPPAATLHHRHHRPSCCRHPPPSIIATATDHHLSPPSPATAATTKHRCRHHRKLPPPSPTATIGPHPHYRHPSPI; encoded by the coding sequence ATGACCACCACCCGCTGCCATAGACCACCAATGGCCATCACCGCCGACACCCTCCGCCATCGAACACCagtgccaccgccaccaccacctccactaCTAACCATCGTCACCCACCGTCGCCGCCACCACTTGCCACCCTCCACCACCGACCACCGTCGCCGCCGTCAACCATCGCCACCGCCACAACCACCACCCATCGCCACCGACCACATCCTTTGTCGCCCCCACCTGCCACTGCCGACCGCCGCCACTGAACACCGGCGCCACCGCCGACCACCCGCCACCACCACTAAGCACtgccacccatcgtcgttgccgccaTCACCACCCGCTGCCAccctccaccaccgccaccaccgacCATCGTGCTGCCGTCATCCGCCGCCCTCCATCATTGCCACTGCCACTGACCACCACCTATCACCGCCGTCacccgccaccgccgccaccaccaaaCACCGTTGCCGCCACCACCGAAAGCTGCCACCACCATCACCGACCGCCACCATCGGCCCCCACCCCCACTACCGCCACCCATCGCCGATTTGA
- the LOC110869021 gene encoding pentatricopeptide repeat-containing protein At2g30100, chloroplastic, with amino-acid sequence MGSVYNLVSFMNLVSVNKSPNFTPPKVYGISFVSSCSRVSIKNRNIMYNSMRNIMYNGEFRCCKAVELDSVVTSDDEDEMSEGFFEAIEALETMTREPSDVLEEMNSRLSARELQLVLVYFVQEGRDSWCALEVFEWLKKENKVDEETMELMVSLMCGWVKKLIEGKHEIEDVIDLLVNMECVGLKPNFSMIEKVISLYWDLGEKDAGVLFVKEVLRRGIGREEGEQRGRKGGPTGYLAWKMMEDGSYRDAIKLVIEIKESNLKPEVYSYLIAMTAVVKELNEFSKALRKLKSFTKTGLISNLDAEDTLLIQNYQTTLLSDGVRLSNWVIEEGGPSFHGVVYERLLAMYICAGRGPEAEQQLWKMKLIGKEPDANLYDIVLAICASQKEVKSISRLLTRMEVTSLLNKKKTLTWLLRGYIKGSHYEDAAETVSKMLALGVYPEFLDRAAVLQGLRRRINQTGNVEVYFNLCKQLSDAGLTGPCLIYMYIKKYKLWVIKML; translated from the exons aTGGGTTCTGTTTATAATCTTGTTTCTTTTATGAATTTAGTTTCTGTTAATAAAAGCCCTAATTTCACACCCCCAAAAGTTTATGGAATCAGTTTTGTTAGTTCTTGCTCTAGGGTTTCAATCAAGAACAGAAATATTATGTATAATAGTATGAGAAATATTATGTATAATGGTGAATTTAGGTGTTGTAAGGCGGTAGAGTTGGATAGTGTTGTGACAAGTGATGATGAGGATGAAATGAGTGAGGGTTTTTTCGAGGCGATTGAGGCGTTAGAGACGATGACAAGAGAACCGTCTGATGTTCTTGAGGAAATGAATTCTAGGTTGTCTGCTAGAGAGTTGCAGCTAGTGTTGGTGTATTTTGTTCAAGAGGGTAGGGATTCGTGGTGTGCGTTAGAGGTTTTCGAGTGGTTGAAGAAGGAGAATAAGGTCGATGAGGAAACGATGGAGCTTATGGTGTCGTTGATGTGTGGTTGGGTTAAGAAGTTGATTGAAGGGAAGCATGAGATTGAGGATGTGATTGATCTTCTTGTGAATATGGAGTGTGTCGGGTTGAAACCGAATTTTAGTATGATTGAGAAGGTGATATCGTTGTATTGGGATTTGGGTGAGAAAGATGCGGGTGTTTTGTTTGTGAAAGAGGTTTTGAGGAGGGGGATTGGGCGTGAAGAGGGTGAACAACGTGGACGTAAAGGGGGGCCCACCGGATATCTTGCTTGGAAGATGATG GAGGATGGTAGTTACAGAGATGCAATTAAGCTCGTAATCGAAATTAAAGAATCCAATCTAAAACCAGAGGTTTACAGCTATCTAATCGCCATGACGGCTGTCGTCAAAGAACTCAACGAATTCAGCAAAGCTTTACGCAAGTTAAAATCCTTCACAAAAACCGGTTTAATTTCAAACCTAGACGCAGAAGACACACTCCTCATCCAAAAttaccaaaccacccttctaTCAGACGGGGTCCGCTTATCCAATTGGGTGATCGAAGAGGGCGGACCGTCATTTCACGGGGTGGTTTACGAACGTCTTTTAGCCATGTACATCTGTGCGGGCCGCGGGCCCGAAGCCGAACAACAATTATGGAAAATGAAGTTAATCGGAAAAGAACCCGACGCAAACCTTTACGACATCGTGTTAGCCATTTGTGCGTCACAAAAAGAAGTAAAATCTATTTCACGACTGCTTACGAGAATGGAGGTCAcgagtttattaaataaaaagaaaacgtTAACGTGGTTATTACGGGGTTATATCAAAGGTTCTCATTATGAAGATGCAGCCGAAACGGTATCTAAGATGCTTGCTTTGGGTGTGTATCCCGAATTTCTTGATCGGGCTGCGGTTTTGCAGGGGTTAAGGAGAAGAATTAACCAAACCGGAAATGTGGAAGTTTATTTTAACCTTTGCAAGCAGTTATCGGATGCGGGTTTGACTGGACCATgtcttatatatatgtatataaagaAGTATAAGCTTTGGGTGATCAAAATGCTTTAA
- the LOC110869012 gene encoding inactive receptor-like serine/threonine-protein kinase At2g40270, with the protein MERFKLMFAMVLAAVLLIDHSWCINTEGLALLKFRDGIERDPFGVLSGWSNGGDAVDLDHCSWFGVECSDGKVVALNLRDLCLGGTLSPEIGKLTNMKSITLRNNYFNGTIPREIGDLKELEVLDLGYNNFTGTFPSDLVNNLSLSILLLDNNKFLDTLSPEVYNLKTVSEFQVDENQLTSSHKDGSCNGRSSSWNIIQTRDATERKLLQVSPSPSPSPSPSLLGVPISSISLPPSQISAPSLLPVRPPLPVFPPASPPVNSLAPETVPALAPSPALVRNFNHNHSNHHKVLIWSGIIGGSAFIFLTAFGFLFFKRNKVVTVKPWATGLSGQLQKAFTTGVPSLQRPELVTACEDFSNIIGTMLDGTVYKGTLSSGVEIAVTSTAITTSKDWNKKLETQFRNKIEMLSKVNHKNFVNLIGYCEEQKPFTRMMVFEYAPNGTLFEHLHIKEAEHLDWSTRLRIAMGIAYCLEYLHQLDPPIPHKNLKSSSIYLTEDYAAKISDFSFWDATKAGPSKTELLETPPSSPQTNVYSFGVILFELITGKMINDSLENMVSELLKTDQPVTSLVDPSLSSFESSMVYGLFEVVKMCVVSDPNQRPAMREVTGRLKEITDVAPENAIPRSSPLWWAELEILSSTESS; encoded by the exons ATGGAAAGATTTAAGCTGATGTTTGCAATGGTGTTGGCTGCTGTATTACTGATTGATCACAGTTGGTGCATCAATACAGAAG GATTGGCTTTGTTGAAGTTTAGAGATGGGATTGAGAGGGATCCTTTTGGGGTTTTGTCTGGGTGGAGTAACGGCGGTGATGCGGTGGATTTGGACCATTGTTCTTGGTTTGGGGTTGAGTGTTCTGATGGGAAAGTGGTTGCTTT GAATTTGAGAGATCTATGCCTTGGAGGAACACTTTCACCGGAGATTGGGAAGCTGACAAATATGAAATCCAT TACTTTACGCAATAATTATTTTAACGGGACAATTCCTCGAGAGATTGGAGATTTAAAGGAGCTAGAAGTGCTGGATTTGGGATACAATAACTTTACTGGGACATTTCCATCTGATCTTGTTAATAACCTATCGTTATCAATTCT TTTATTGGACAATAACAAGTTTCTTGATACGCTTTCGCCTGAAGTATACAATCTTAAGACGGTTTCTGAGTTTCAAGTAGATGAAAACCAACTCACAAGCTCTCATAAAGATGGTAGTTGTAATGGCAGGTCCAGTTCTTG GAATATTATTCAAACCCGAGACGCCACCGAAAGAAAGTTGTTACAAGTGTCACCATCACCTTCACCTTCACCTTCACCGTCGCTATTAGGTGTACCGATCTCATCGATATCATTACCCCCGTCGCAAATTTCCGCACCTTCGCTGCTACCCGTACGTCCACCACTGCCGGTTTTCCCGCCAGCAAGTCCACCAGTTAACTCTTTAGCACCAGAGACCGTACCCGCTTTAGCTCCATCACCCGCTTTGGTTCGAAACTTTAACCATAACCATTCAAACCATCACAAGGTTTTAATATGGTCTGGGATCATTGGGGGTTCTGCATTTATATTTCTTACGGCTTTTggttttcttttctttaaaagAAATAAAGTCGTTACCGTTAAGCCGTGGGCTACCGGCTTAAGCGGGCAGCTCCAGAAAGCATTCACAACAG GTGTTCCAAGTCTCCAACGCCCGGAACTTGTAACTGCTTGTGAAGATTTTAGTAATATAATCGGTACAATGTTAGATGGTACTGTCTACAAAGGAACACTTTCTAGCGGAGTCGAAATAGCTGTTACGTCGACTGCGATAACAACGTCTAAAGATTGGAACAAGAAACTAGAAACCCAGTTCAGAAATAAG ATAGAAATGTTGTCAAAGGTGAATCACAAGAACTTTGTAAATCTTATTGGATATTGTGAAGAGCAAAAACCTTTCACTAGAATGATGGTTTTTGAGTATGCTCCAAATGGAACTCTCTTTGAGCACCTACATA TCAAAGAAGCAGAACATTTGGACTGGTCAACACGATTACGCATCGCTATGGGAATCGCATACTGCTTGGAGTACCTACACCAACTCGACCCGCCGATCCCTCACAAAAACCTAAAATCGTCATCGATATATCTAACCGAAGATTACGCAGCCAAAATCTCCGATTTCAGCTTCTGGGATGCAACAAAAGCAGGACCCTCAAAAACCGAGCTTTTGGAGACCCCACCGTCATCCCCACAAACCAACGTCTACAGTTTCGGTGTGATCTTATTTGAACTCATCACAGGTAAGATGATTAACGATTCTCTTGAAAACATGGTATCAGAACTTTTGAAAACCGATCAGCCTGTAACAAGTTTGGTGGATCCGAGTTTAAGTTCTTTCGAGAGCAGTATGGTTTATGGGCTTTTTGAAGTGGTGAAAATGTGCGTTGTTTCTGACCCGAATCAAAGGCCCGCGATGAGAGAGGTTACGGGTCGGTTGAAGGAGATTACTGACGTGGCACCGGAAAATGCGATACCGAGATCTTCTCCGCTTTGGTGGGCTGAACTCGAGATCTTATCATCTACTGAGTCGAGCTAA